The stretch of DNA GAATTGAAATTTATGTAGGGAAAAACAATCTGCAGAACGAGTATGTAACGAACCGGCTTGCCAAGCCAAACGATACATGGCTGCATACCAAGGATATACCAGGCTCCCATGTCGTTATTCGCGCCGCCGAGTTTGGAGACGCTACCTTGGAAGAGGCAGCTCAGCTGGCCGCTTACTTCAGCCAGGCTAAGGAATCCAGCAGCGTGCCTGTAGATTGCACTCTTATTCGCCATGTGCGTAAACCAAGCGGAGCGAAGCCGGGCTTTGTCATCTATGATCATCAGCGCACACTCATTGTGACACCGGAAGAGAAGCGTATTAAGTCTTTACCTAATATCATTAAATAAATTCGTTGATTTGATTTAGACCTAAGAAGGCTAAGCGCACAAAGGCCGCTTGTTTTCAAAGAAGGTTATTCCCTCTTTAAAAACAAGCGGCCTTAAAGCTATATCTATGCCGGCTTCAAAGTCCTCAGCAACTCCTCCATGCCGGATAAATTTAGCGGGCGGCTATAATAATATCCTTGAATTAAATCACAGCCATTGCCACTCAGGAAATCAAACTGCTCCTTCGTCTCTACGCCCTCGACCAGTACTGTCAGACCAAAAGACTTCCCAAGCTGAATGATGGAACGCAAAAGAGAATTATCCTGTTCCGAGCCTGGCGTGTTCTCAATAAAGGCCTTGTCGATTTTGAGAATATCAATTGGAAGTGTCTTGAGATAGTGGATCGAAGAGTACCCTGTGCCAAAGTCATCGATCGAAATGGAAATGCCTCGACTCTTCAGCTTGTTCAGCTTATCCTTTATTACTACAGGATCATTAAAGATCGTCTCTGTAACCTCTAACTCAAGAAATTCCGGGCTAAGCCCTGTAATCTCAAGCGCTCGTTCTACAGTATGAATGAACTGGGGATGCTTGATTTGAACAGCCGATACGTTCACCGAAACTGGAAATGGCGTATAGCCTGCATCCTGCCAAGCTTTTGCCTGCCGACAAGCCTCCTCCAGAACCCACTGTCCAAGCGGTATAATAAATCCGTTCTCTTCAGCAAGCGGGATGAACTCCATCGGAGACACCAGGCCATGCACAGGATCATACCACCTCACCAGCGCCTCGGCACCGATAAGCTTCTGGGAAGAAGCCATAATTTTCGGCTGAAAGTGAAGCTCAAATTCTCCTTTGTCCAGAGCAACCGGAAGCCTCTTCTCAATACGCATCCGGTCTAGCAGGCGATCCATCAGAGAATATTCGAAGAGAAGCGGTTGCCCGAGCCCCTCCGACTTTGCCTGCTTCATTGCTAATTCCGCATGTTTAAGAAGTAAAGCCCCTGTCTCCCCGTGTTCTGGATAGATACTTACACCCAGGCTGAAGCTTACGTGAATTTCCTCGCCACCTAGATTATAAGGCTCTCTCAAAGAATCGGACAGCATGGCTGCCGTCTGAAGCTCTGAAGAGTTCTTAGGATCTGATAGCAAAAGAATAAAATCATCAGCAAAGCTGCGGCACAGCTGTGTATCAGGTCCCAAGACTCTCTTCATCCGCTCAGCAATCTCGATCAGCAGCCTGTCACCTGTATCCTCGCCATAGCTCTCATTGATGTAACGGAAACGGTTCACATTTACCCGAATGACTGCACACCGACTGCCTAAGGATAGCTTTTGCTCCAGTTCACTCCGGAAATGAGCCAAGCTTAAGAGGCCTGTAACAGGGTCATAGGTAGATAGATGAGCGATCTGGCTTCGGACTTCCTTCTTCTCCTCTACATCCTTCGTCACATCGAATTGGAGTCCAATAAAGAACTGCAGACGTCCATCCGAAGCATAGATCGGGCTCATTATAAGCTGGTTCCAGAAATAGCTGCCGTCTTTTTTATAATTCTTAATCGTTATCGTGGTGGCCTGCTGTTCTTTCACAGATCTTCTAATGGTCTCAAGATGCTCCTGATCGGTTTCTGCTCCTTGTAGGAAACGGCAATTTTTGAGCAGCACTTCTTCGGAGGTGTAACCAGTTATTGCAGTGAATCCTTGGTTCACATACACAACCGGATTATCCTTCAAATTAGGGTCCGTAATGACAACACCGACCCCCATATGATCAATGGCCTGCCACAGACTATTTGAATCAATAACTGCTTTCAGGTCTTTCGTATTTAGTGGTTTGTTCATGCCGTTTCCCCTTTATTAAGCAGCTTTGATCAAGATCAAAGCTGCCGTTTGTGTACTTGCTGGCCCTAGCAGCCCGCTTGCTCTCTAAGTTGTTCTATTGTGTGTAAAGGAACGGAGCGGTTGCCGATTTCCCCATGAAAAACCATCCCTTGACGAATACCATGGTAATCTGAGCCGCCTGTCGGGATAAGCTCCAAGCGTTCAGCCCATTGTAAGTATTTCGCTTCCTGGTCTGGGGAATGGTCCGAATGATACGCTTCAATGCCTGCCCAAGGATGCTCCTGTAAAATCTCCAGCATCAGCGCATCGTTGCCGTAAATTCCAGGATGGGCCAGAACGGGAGCGCCTCCCGATTCGCGAATCCAACTTACTGCCTCGCCTGGAGTAATTTTGGGCAGCGTGGCATACGCCGAAGCTCCTTCAGCCAAATATTTGTCAAAGGCATCCCGAAGATCCTTCGCCCGCCCCTTTCGCACTAAAGCATCGGCTATATGAGGACGGCCGATGCTCTCATCCTCTTGAAGAGGTCTCCCAAGCCCTGCTATGACTTCATCCATCACCAAGGAGATTCCCAGCTTATTCAAATTGGCCAAGATCATTTCATTTCTTCGATCCCGCAATGAACGGAGCTCCTGCAGACGGTGCAGCAGCTGCTCGTCCTGTGTATTTATATAATAGCCCAGCACATGAATATCCTGTCCCATTTGACTGGTGCTGATTTCCACGCCGGGAACTACTGCAATCCCCAGTTCCCTTCCGGCCTTCAGTGCCTCAGCGACGCCGGCTACGGTATCATGGTCTGTAATAGCAATTCCGGACAGTCCCATGTCCTTGGCAAGCTTGACATTCTCGCTGGGTAAGTTCATTCCGTCCGACGCTTGTGTATGTGTGTGCAGATCGCAGCGACCTTGCTTCGATGTCATCCTTGCTTCCTCGCTTTCCGCTTATATGCAGATCAAAGGATGTTCCCTTCACTATTACCATATCATGCCTCTTCTAATAAGAAAACAGACATGTCCTTGCTTTTATTCATTCCACACAAAAAAGCATGCGTGGAGCTTTCCCGCATGCTGCTCTGGATGAGCTACCTCCGTTTACGGCTGTTCTTCATCAGGGTTGTTCTTCGGGAGTGGCGCAGCCAAGAGTAATAAGACTTCAGATCCCTGAGTTCCATCGTCTCCGACATTTTACCAAGAAAGGTAACCACAATCATTTTATATAGAGGATAACCCTCAAGGTCTGTTTCGCCCGGAAGCTCAGCAAATTCAGCTACCATAACTATATCTCCATCAATAAGATAAACATCCTGTTCATTTCGATAGTATGGAGCAACTCGGCCCTGTTTGAGACATTCCCAAAGCATTGAGGCAATCGCGTCAAAGTGACTATTCCCAGGCCCTATTCTGTCGTTATAGCGAAGTATCGCATGATTTGTAATGACGATATCCGCAATCTTCCGCTCTCCTAACGCTATGAAAAAGGGCTCATATGTACTCCATCGCTTTGTCACCTTATCTCTCAAGCGGCATCCTCTCCATTAGTTAGGTCTAATTAACTACAAACTAAGCATTTTTACCTATTATCATATATCATAACCGATCTATCCACAAGTTGCCAACTGTAACTTGATCATAGATTCATATAAATGTTTACAAAGAAAGGGAAGAGCCGCATGAATGCTGCTCTTCCCTTCCACTTCGCATGATTACATCCCGTAGAATTGGGTTTTGTCCGGCTCGTTCTTGCTGTATTCTGTCTTAATCTCGTTGCGGTAAGATCTCTCAATTTTGCGCACATAAGACAGCTTACGGACATTCTTCATGATATCCTCAGCTCGATCCGCATTAACATACATCACAACATAATGCATCCGCCGGGACAGGTAATGCACACTACCGTATTTATCCAAGTTTCTGGCTGCTTTAAGGTCACTGACCCAAATAATATAGCCTGTACGTTCTGGAAACAAAGTCATGGTCTTCCCCGCTCTCTATCGCCGAAGGGCGCCCTTCTAATCAGGCCCCCCTCCTAAGCTCAATATGCAGATTAACCTCCGCAGCCGCACTTGCCGCCACTAGCACATCCGCCTTTGCCATGGGTTTCATTCCCCGGCACTTTAATACTTGATGATACCGAGTAAGCAATCATCTCGGACATTTGATGCAGAAGCTCATCCAGCTCCTGCTCCGCGATCTTGAAGCGGCGGACAGCTTCGTGCTGTTCAAGCTCCTTCTCCACCTCGGCCACTTTGTCTTTAGCTGCATGGTAATCGGGATGAAAGTGTCCGAACCGCTGAGTCTCTTCGAACAGCTCCTTCTTAGATTCCAGCTTCTTGATCAGCGCCTGAATGGCTTCATCCTGATTGATCAGGCGCTTCCAATATAAATATTCCGCTACACATACGGATTGGTTGATCATATCGCCCAATTCATAGGCGTATATCAGCATCTGGGCCATATCGACCGTCTTCAACTCGGATACGCTCATGAAATTCAACTCGATTCTATTAAGTTTGCAAACACAGACGTCAGTCTAAACCGACGTTTATATCATATCATAAACCTTTCCGGCGCGAAAAGGGAGTTTGGTCCGCTTTATTTCAATTATCACCTCTAAATCTCAGGCAGCAAGATCTGCAGGGCTTCCCATTCCGAAGGAGCCCACTCGGCCACCTGCAAGCTGGCAACATCCAGCTTCTCCTCACTGTCCAGCAAAACCTGGACTTTCCACTCCGCTCCATCTGTAAGGAGGAGCGTCGGTCTCCCTATGGAGGGGCAAGACTCCCCAAGTTTAAACCTTACTTTTGTCTTCCACTCCATAGCTTGACGCAGCAGCTCTCTGGCAGTCGACGTGTGATACCCGCGAAGCTCCTTCGTCCAGCTCAGCGGAACGTTTCGTATTCCAGGAAAGAGCTCTTCCTTCCAGCCATTCGACTCGGCTGCTATTACATCCTCCCGAGAAGGTCTGGAAGAAATTTTTAGAGATTGGAGACCCTCTGACTTCTGTTGCTCTATGCCTGAAAAAGTCGGCACCTGATGTCCCCCATGGGTACAATTGCACTCAGCATCCGCTTCTTTAGCCCACTCCATAATCGAGAGTTCTACGTTTACTGGGAGCTGAGCGGCAGCATGCTTCTTTAAAAATGCCATGATTTCAGTAGCTGTTCGTCCATAGCAAATGATCGCTTCTTGCAGAGCTTCCCGAGTGAGACGATAGGTTGTCATATTGTCGAAATGGACGTACTCAGTTACAATTTCAAGCTCCCAACGAACACTCCAAGCCACATCGGGCGGAATCAAAATTTCAAAATCCGGCTGAATATAAAAACGGCCATCCAACACTGCCGGGACTAAATCAGCCGAAGGCTTCGGCTTGCGAATCCATCTAAAAGCTTGTCCTCCTTCTCCTGTCAATCCGAGCGCAAGCCACCCGCAGCCGCAAAGCATGCGGAGCCAGCCATGCAGCCAATGCTTATGTGCTGCCCGCACCGCACCGCAAGGCCCTAATTCCTTCTCCAGCCTATGTATAAAACTCTCTACTTCGTACCAGGCCCCTTCTTGAATATTAGGAGCCAGGATGGCAGCAGCCAAATGTCGAAGCTTCGTATCCGCTGGAGGATACACAAAGAGCATTTTAACCAGCAGCTGCTCCTCCATCTCTGTCCATGAGCAGCGCAGCCAAGCTTCAAGCCCTGCGGGAAGCACCTGCCATTGCAGCGGTCCCCTGCCAGCCAGCCCGAGTGTATTTGCAAGGTATAGGATCATCTCTGCCGGGGAAGAAGGCAGCTTAATGTTCAGCGGGTCCTGTGCGAACTCCAGCAAGTCCTCGTCGCTGAGAACAATCTCCTTACGAAGCTGCTGAATTGCTTTTTGCCGAATCCCCCCCTTGGAGGTAAGTGGTAATCCCCCTTTGGCGATAAAGCTCAGCGCGCGGAAAATATCAAGAGCAAGACCGGGCCTGCTCTCAGTTCGCAAGGAGACTTCCTGATCCTCTAATGGAACTATTCCTGGAAGCGGTCGGCTCTGCTTAATCTCCAAAAAAGTCATGAATGGGAGGCAGTAGCGCTTCTCCTCATAATCTTTGCTTACTACGCTAACTTGTCCTTGTCTCTCCAACAGGTATAGCCCTGCACGAAGCTCCGCTCCGCTCAGCCCGGAATCGGCAGTTTCCTCCAGCTGTTCCAAAAAGAACGGCTCAAATGCAAAACGCTGATAAATCCGGTTCAAAGTAAGGACTGCCCAAGGCCGCTGGCTTTTTCCATTCATCCCTCAGCCACCTCGTCTTCAGACAGAGACAGGGTACTCGCTTCCTGCTCTGCGTATTCAATGCTGTACTCATAACCACGTTCAAGCAAAAATAACTGACGATGCTCAGCGTAATCTCTTTCCTTAGAGCTATCCGTTACCAGAGTATAAAAATGTGCTTCGTTCCTTCCCTGCTTCGGCCTTAAAATTCTACCCAGCCGCTGGGCTTCCTCTTGCCTGGAGCCGAAGCTGCCCGACACCTCTATGGCAACGGATGCATCCGGCAGATCCACCGCAAAATTGGCCACCTTGGATACAATCAGTACGGGGATGGCCCCTTCACGGAATCGGGTATAAAGCATAGCCCTCTCTTCCTGTGAGGTCTGCCCGGTAAGTACAGGAACTCCTAAGCCTATAGAAAGCGCCTTAAGCTGGCTAACATATTGGCCAATAATCAAAATTTGCTGGCCGCTATGCTGCTTTAATAGACGGCTTACCTCAGCCAGCTTCGCAGGGTTCTCTGCCGCTAGGCGGGTTTTGCTTCGCTCATCTGCATAGTAGTACTTCTCCCGAAGCGAAGGATTCATCGGAACACGTATTTCAGTGCACTTCACCCGAGCAATCCACCCTTGACTTTCAAGGTCCTTCCATGGTAAATCGCAGCACTTTGGACCAATTAGAGAGAAGACATCCTGCTCTCGACCGTCTTCACGGACAAGGGTAGCCGTTAGGCCAAGCCTGCGGGTGGCCTGAATATCCGCCGTCGCTCGGAAGACCGGTGCTGGCAGCAGGTGTACTTCATCATAAATAATCAGCCCCCAATCCCGGCTGTTCAGAAGGGGAAGGTGATGGAACCCCTCGTCTTTACGGGAACGGTGAGTGAGCATTTGATAAGTGGAGACGGTCACAGGAAGCACTTGTTTCCTTTCCCCGGAATATTCGCCGATCAGCTCTTCATCAAGGGATGTCTTATCCAGTATCTCTTGAATCCATTGACGGACGGATGTGACGTTAGATGTAAGGATTAAAGTTTCACATTGAAGCTCGGCTATGCT from Paenibacillus sp. CAA11 encodes:
- a CDS encoding putative bifunctional diguanylate cyclase/phosphodiesterase, which translates into the protein MNKPLNTKDLKAVIDSNSLWQAIDHMGVGVVITDPNLKDNPVVYVNQGFTAITGYTSEEVLLKNCRFLQGAETDQEHLETIRRSVKEQQATTITIKNYKKDGSYFWNQLIMSPIYASDGRLQFFIGLQFDVTKDVEEKKEVRSQIAHLSTYDPVTGLLSLAHFRSELEQKLSLGSRCAVIRVNVNRFRYINESYGEDTGDRLLIEIAERMKRVLGPDTQLCRSFADDFILLLSDPKNSSELQTAAMLSDSLREPYNLGGEEIHVSFSLGVSIYPEHGETGALLLKHAELAMKQAKSEGLGQPLLFEYSLMDRLLDRMRIEKRLPVALDKGEFELHFQPKIMASSQKLIGAEALVRWYDPVHGLVSPMEFIPLAEENGFIIPLGQWVLEEACRQAKAWQDAGYTPFPVSVNVSAVQIKHPQFIHTVERALEITGLSPEFLELEVTETIFNDPVVIKDKLNKLKSRGISISIDDFGTGYSSIHYLKTLPIDILKIDKAFIENTPGSEQDNSLLRSIIQLGKSFGLTVLVEGVETKEQFDFLSGNGCDLIQGYYYSRPLNLSGMEELLRTLKPA
- a CDS encoding YlbG family protein, coding for MFPERTGYIIWVSDLKAARNLDKYGSVHYLSRRMHYVVMYVNADRAEDIMKNVRKLSYVRKIERSYRNEIKTEYSKNEPDKTQFYGM
- a CDS encoding helicase-associated domain-containing protein — translated: MNGKSQRPWAVLTLNRIYQRFAFEPFFLEQLEETADSGLSGAELRAGLYLLERQGQVSVVSKDYEEKRYCLPFMTFLEIKQSRPLPGIVPLEDQEVSLRTESRPGLALDIFRALSFIAKGGLPLTSKGGIRQKAIQQLRKEIVLSDEDLLEFAQDPLNIKLPSSPAEMILYLANTLGLAGRGPLQWQVLPAGLEAWLRCSWTEMEEQLLVKMLFVYPPADTKLRHLAAAILAPNIQEGAWYEVESFIHRLEKELGPCGAVRAAHKHWLHGWLRMLCGCGWLALGLTGEGGQAFRWIRKPKPSADLVPAVLDGRFYIQPDFEILIPPDVAWSVRWELEIVTEYVHFDNMTTYRLTREALQEAIICYGRTATEIMAFLKKHAAAQLPVNVELSIMEWAKEADAECNCTHGGHQVPTFSGIEQQKSEGLQSLKISSRPSREDVIAAESNGWKEELFPGIRNVPLSWTKELRGYHTSTARELLRQAMEWKTKVRFKLGESCPSIGRPTLLLTDGAEWKVQVLLDSEEKLDVASLQVAEWAPSEWEALQILLPEI
- a CDS encoding YlbF family regulator, with amino-acid sequence MSVSELKTVDMAQMLIYAYELGDMINQSVCVAEYLYWKRLINQDEAIQALIKKLESKKELFEETQRFGHFHPDYHAAKDKVAEVEKELEQHEAVRRFKIAEQELDELLHQMSEMIAYSVSSSIKVPGNETHGKGGCASGGKCGCGG
- a CDS encoding PHP domain-containing protein, translated to MTSKQGRCDLHTHTQASDGMNLPSENVKLAKDMGLSGIAITDHDTVAGVAEALKAGRELGIAVVPGVEISTSQMGQDIHVLGYYINTQDEQLLHRLQELRSLRDRRNEMILANLNKLGISLVMDEVIAGLGRPLQEDESIGRPHIADALVRKGRAKDLRDAFDKYLAEGASAYATLPKITPGEAVSWIRESGGAPVLAHPGIYGNDALMLEILQEHPWAGIEAYHSDHSPDQEAKYLQWAERLELIPTGGSDYHGIRQGMVFHGEIGNRSVPLHTIEQLREQAGC
- a CDS encoding DNA repair helicase XPB is translated as MNEHGACIVQNDLTLLLETAHPSFEEARDRISGFAELVKSPASFHTYRITPLSLWNAAAAGVNAQEVILRLQQVSRWDIPLQVKDHISLWMSRYGRLVLYASAAGKGCLELKASDPQILDEIGGFKVLRNYGWRRLDPSTAEIAGEYRGILKMELTRLGYPVLDKAGYHSGSSLKLSLRTTTRKGTPFGLRDYQSDSIRSFIGESKNPGGSGVMVMPCGAGKTVIGLGSIAELQCETLILTSNVTSVRQWIQEILDKTSLDEELIGEYSGERKQVLPVTVSTYQMLTHRSRKDEGFHHLPLLNSRDWGLIIYDEVHLLPAPVFRATADIQATRRLGLTATLVREDGREQDVFSLIGPKCCDLPWKDLESQGWIARVKCTEIRVPMNPSLREKYYYADERSKTRLAAENPAKLAEVSRLLKQHSGQQILIIGQYVSQLKALSIGLGVPVLTGQTSQEERAMLYTRFREGAIPVLIVSKVANFAVDLPDASVAIEVSGSFGSRQEEAQRLGRILRPKQGRNEAHFYTLVTDSSKERDYAEHRQLFLLERGYEYSIEYAEQEASTLSLSEDEVAEG